One part of the Solanum dulcamara chromosome 3, daSolDulc1.2, whole genome shotgun sequence genome encodes these proteins:
- the LOC129882934 gene encoding uncharacterized protein LOC129882934, with amino-acid sequence MGGSRRKYKRSRTKVRVGLPKKNPNVFKPAFSLPPKLRSLVNSHWDDKGSVIDNYKSFGVVSNPNLLGVRCRTSHMIEMDSLQVPPPQKPAPTSDDDADAFEDLDDSGSEVEEDDLKSALGKKRRDGKSAPLQPLTTIQRVYISRLVEEYGDDYQSMFMDTKLNKMQHSVATLEKLCKRYHMYKDKNPLLVGT; translated from the exons ATGGGTGGTTCACGGCGAAAGTACAAGAGATCAAGGACAAAAGTGAGGGTTGGTCTGCCGAAGAAGAACCCTAATGTATTCAAACCGGCGTTTTCTCTTCCACCGAAGCTCCGGTCACTGGTCAACTCTCATTGGGATGACAAGGGAAGTGTAATCGACAATTACAAGTCATTCGGCGTCGTTTCAAACCCTAACTTGCTTGGTGTTCGTTGCCGTACCTCTCATATGATTGAAATGGACTCTCTTCAGGTCCCGCCGCCGCAGAAGCCGGCACCAACCTCTGATGATGATGCCGATGCGTTTGAGGATCTGGACGATTCTGGCAGTGAGGTTGAGGAAGACG ATCTTAAGTCCGCACTTGGGAAGAAACGAAGGGATGGAAAAAGTGCTCCTCTGCAACCATTGACTACCATACAACGAGTATATATTAGCAGGCTTGTTGAGGAGTATGGAGATGATTATCAG AGCATGTTCATGGACACAAAGCTCAATAAGATGCAGCATTCTGTAGCAACATTAGAGAAACTCTGCAAAAGATATCACATGTACAAGGATAAAAATCCATTACTTGTTGGCACTTGA